One window of Botrimarina mediterranea genomic DNA carries:
- a CDS encoding ATP-binding protein has translation MFRSHFGSIRTQVQLLAALSAATALAVACAAFALNDMRVLAWNKQQQLYRYAAVVARNAGPALAEAKWDDADTHLETLKLEPTVTAACLYDARGAVIAEYLRDEMIDGVFPEQSDGAWLKESRDNDVQLFQPIHRRGVRVGSLYLQATGDDIREQQANYPLIVGSVFLISLGVSAVFASRIQKRILGPIDKLVSAAERVSTEGDYSVRVGERPAGQVGKLCTAFDAMLDRVETADKSLQEAHDKLNARVRERTRELHREVLERRHAESIASGQSKVLQMLVGGEPLTDVLTSLVTEVEKHVGNIVAAVSIVDDHEEWFGDPIGVQLSGQQRDGLRQLPFSKLGTAPARAAVSLLPEFDLCDGDQAVVDASGFESTAHGGACWAVPCVTADGRLLAVVSLFFKHSRRPNEDELAVIVSACSLATLAIEQRCGEDSIKLAMQKATEANAAKSVFLANMSHEIRTPLNAILGFADLLITESSDLDAERREQLNTIASSGKHLLTLINDVLDLSKIEASEMHFDNEPTDPNRVLVEVMSLLRVKAVQQGITLDYEWRTPAPTTIVTDEPRLRQVLLNLVSNAVKFTEEGGVRVSAAVENAESPAPMLRVDVVDTGVGIPQNKLTEIFKPFVQADASVTRKFGGTGLGLSICQRIAEEMGGSLTVASKLGEGSCFTLRLPTGSLSGVTSSLPVCDGLQAHNSAPSPSGAIQASDNSKALKGMRVLVVEDGETNRRLIGLVLRRAGVEVEMAHNGQEGIDAALACEFDAILMDMQMPVMDGYTAAGRLRDANFNGPIIALTAHAMKGDEERCLEAGCSDYLTKPIEAPRLLAKLAAVRGEVAIEKSEDADAPVSYDDLIPSTLPTDDEEFGEVAESFLAKYSSELELMHRSIDDADWDSLRRSAHWLKGSGGTAGYQAVTDAARDLESSLKGAPDAETVQAKVDHLRKLRRRLVVALEPAHA, from the coding sequence ATGTTCCGCTCTCATTTCGGCAGCATCCGAACCCAAGTTCAACTGCTTGCAGCGTTGTCGGCGGCGACAGCGCTGGCGGTGGCGTGCGCAGCGTTCGCGCTGAACGACATGCGGGTGCTCGCTTGGAACAAGCAGCAGCAGCTCTACCGTTATGCGGCCGTCGTCGCCCGCAATGCAGGCCCCGCGCTCGCCGAAGCGAAATGGGATGACGCTGACACGCACCTCGAGACGCTGAAGCTTGAGCCCACCGTCACCGCGGCCTGCCTGTACGACGCCAGAGGGGCTGTCATCGCCGAGTACCTCCGTGACGAGATGATCGACGGCGTCTTTCCCGAGCAATCGGACGGCGCTTGGCTCAAAGAGTCTCGCGACAACGACGTCCAGCTCTTTCAGCCGATCCATCGGCGTGGGGTCCGCGTCGGCTCGCTCTATCTACAAGCCACCGGCGACGACATCCGCGAGCAGCAGGCGAATTATCCGCTGATCGTAGGGTCGGTCTTCCTGATCTCTCTCGGCGTCTCGGCCGTCTTCGCTTCGCGGATACAGAAGCGGATCCTCGGGCCGATCGACAAGCTCGTCAGCGCCGCCGAGCGGGTGTCGACCGAGGGGGATTACTCCGTCCGCGTCGGCGAACGCCCCGCGGGGCAGGTCGGCAAGCTGTGCACGGCGTTTGACGCGATGCTCGATCGCGTCGAAACGGCCGACAAGAGCCTCCAGGAAGCCCACGACAAACTCAACGCCCGCGTCCGCGAGCGTACGCGCGAACTGCACCGCGAAGTGCTCGAACGCCGCCACGCCGAGTCGATCGCCTCGGGTCAATCGAAAGTGTTGCAGATGCTTGTCGGCGGCGAACCGCTTACCGATGTATTGACCTCCCTCGTCACCGAGGTCGAGAAGCACGTGGGCAACATCGTCGCTGCGGTCTCGATCGTTGATGATCACGAAGAGTGGTTCGGCGATCCGATCGGCGTGCAGCTCAGCGGCCAACAGCGTGACGGCCTGCGGCAACTCCCGTTCAGCAAGTTGGGGACCGCCCCCGCTCGCGCGGCGGTATCGCTGCTGCCGGAGTTCGACCTCTGCGACGGCGATCAGGCCGTCGTGGACGCCTCGGGCTTCGAGTCCACCGCTCACGGCGGCGCCTGCTGGGCCGTCCCCTGCGTCACCGCCGACGGGCGCCTGTTGGCGGTCGTGTCGCTGTTCTTCAAGCACAGCCGCCGCCCGAACGAGGACGAGCTGGCCGTCATCGTCTCGGCCTGCTCCCTGGCGACGCTCGCTATCGAGCAGCGGTGCGGCGAAGACAGTATCAAACTGGCGATGCAGAAGGCTACCGAGGCCAATGCCGCCAAGAGCGTGTTCCTGGCCAACATGAGCCACGAGATCCGCACGCCGCTCAACGCGATCCTCGGCTTCGCCGATCTGTTGATCACTGAGTCATCCGATCTCGACGCCGAACGACGCGAACAACTCAACACGATCGCCTCGAGCGGCAAACACCTGCTGACGCTCATCAACGACGTGCTCGACCTGTCGAAGATCGAGGCCTCGGAGATGCATTTCGACAATGAGCCTACCGACCCCAACCGAGTGCTGGTGGAGGTGATGTCGCTCTTGCGGGTGAAAGCCGTCCAGCAGGGGATCACCCTCGACTACGAGTGGCGCACGCCGGCGCCCACCACAATCGTCACCGACGAGCCGCGGCTGCGGCAGGTGCTCCTGAACCTCGTCAGCAACGCGGTGAAGTTCACCGAGGAGGGCGGCGTCCGCGTGTCGGCCGCGGTCGAGAACGCCGAATCCCCCGCGCCGATGCTACGCGTCGATGTCGTCGATACGGGCGTCGGCATCCCCCAAAACAAGCTCACCGAAATCTTTAAGCCCTTCGTGCAAGCCGACGCGTCGGTGACGCGCAAGTTCGGCGGCACGGGGCTCGGCCTCTCGATCTGCCAGCGCATCGCCGAAGAGATGGGCGGGTCGCTCACGGTCGCCAGCAAGCTCGGCGAAGGGAGTTGCTTCACGCTGCGGTTGCCGACCGGCAGCCTCAGCGGCGTCACCTCGTCGCTGCCAGTCTGCGACGGGCTACAGGCCCATAACTCCGCGCCATCGCCCTCCGGAGCGATCCAAGCTTCCGATAACTCCAAGGCGCTCAAGGGGATGCGGGTGCTGGTCGTCGAAGACGGCGAGACGAACCGTCGCCTTATTGGTCTCGTGCTCCGCCGGGCCGGCGTCGAGGTCGAGATGGCCCACAACGGCCAAGAGGGGATCGACGCCGCGCTCGCTTGCGAATTCGATGCGATCCTGATGGACATGCAGATGCCGGTCATGGACGGCTACACCGCCGCCGGCCGATTGCGAGACGCCAACTTCAACGGCCCGATCATCGCCCTCACCGCGCACGCGATGAAGGGGGACGAAGAACGCTGCCTCGAAGCCGGCTGCAGCGACTACCTCACCAAACCGATCGAGGCGCCACGGCTCTTGGCGAAGCTCGCAGCGGTCCGTGGTGAGGTCGCGATCGAAAAGTCGGAGGACGCCGATGCGCCCGTTAGCTACGACGACCTGATCCCCAGCACACTGCCGACCGACGACGAAGAGTTCGGCGAAGTCGCCGAGAGCTTCTTGGCGAAGTACTCCAGCGAGCTCGAGCTGATGCATCGCAGCATCGACGACGCCGACTGGGATTCGCTCCGGCGTTCGGCCCACTGGTTAAAAGGGTCGGGCGGCACCGCCGGCTACCAGGCCGTCACCGACGCCGCCCGCGACCTGGAAAGCTCGCTCAAAGGCGCCCCCGACGCCGAAACCGTGCAAGCCAAGGTCGATCATCTCCGCAAGCTGCGTCGGCGTCTGGTCGTCGCTCTAGAACCTGCTCACGCCTAA
- a CDS encoding sigma-70 family RNA polymerase sigma factor, with protein MPTAAKKRTTADSAVQTPLETYLREINETRLLTAQEERDLAVQIGNGNLAARDRMVRANLRLVVNIARGYAGKGLGLQDLIEEGNLGLLRAVEGFDPAVGTRFSTYASYWIKQSIKRALINTGKTIRIPAYMVELLSKWRRASARLTEELDRTPTPEEIARVLGLPKKKLPIIKKAIKIYNATPQTDQTEAGWTLGDMVMDETQLSPDERMVESDSLRHVLKMLGRMDEREATILRLRFGLGGVEPKTLKEIGEQLGLTRERVRQIETEALAKMAASLDDPRDAARLFGTDDDSDSND; from the coding sequence ATGCCTACCGCCGCCAAGAAACGCACCACCGCCGACTCCGCCGTCCAGACCCCGCTGGAGACCTACCTACGGGAGATCAACGAGACGCGGCTGCTCACCGCCCAGGAAGAGCGCGACCTCGCCGTACAGATCGGCAACGGCAACCTCGCCGCCCGCGACCGGATGGTCCGCGCCAACCTGCGGCTGGTGGTCAACATCGCCCGTGGCTACGCCGGCAAGGGCCTCGGTCTGCAAGACCTGATCGAAGAGGGCAACCTCGGCTTGCTCCGCGCCGTGGAGGGCTTCGACCCCGCCGTCGGCACGCGGTTCAGCACCTACGCCAGTTACTGGATCAAGCAGTCGATCAAGCGCGCCCTGATCAACACGGGGAAGACCATCCGCATCCCGGCCTACATGGTCGAGTTGCTGAGCAAGTGGCGCCGCGCTTCGGCCCGGCTCACCGAAGAGCTGGACCGCACGCCGACGCCCGAAGAGATCGCCCGGGTGCTCGGGCTGCCGAAGAAGAAGCTGCCGATCATCAAGAAGGCGATCAAGATCTACAACGCGACGCCGCAGACCGACCAGACCGAGGCGGGCTGGACGCTGGGCGACATGGTGATGGACGAGACGCAACTCTCGCCCGACGAGCGGATGGTCGAGAGCGACTCGCTCCGCCACGTGCTGAAGATGCTCGGTCGGATGGACGAGCGAGAGGCGACGATCCTGCGTCTCCGCTTCGGGCTGGGCGGCGTTGAGCCCAAGACGCTCAAAGAAATCGGCGAGCAACTCGGCCTGACCCGTGAGCGGGTCCGCCAGATTGAGACCGAGGCCCTCGCCAAGATGGCCGCAAGCCTCGACGACCCGCGCGACGCGGCGCGCCTCTTCGGGACGGACGACGATTCCGATAGCAACGATTAG
- a CDS encoding 30S ribosomal protein S1, with product MVNRNLLNQYDVSDDDLIAVMGDQELIDETAWLEGEDVSINQIVEGKVIRIDNEFVVVDVGYKSEGLIPLSEWEPEIEEDPYGNDPEATDFEPPVVPEPEEPPKPGDIIRVLVEDVEDVAGRHDERGMLVLSKRKAERIEQWMGVMSDVHEGDVVTGTVIRKIKGGLLVDIGVNVFLPASQVDIRRPHDIGEYIGKEIKCMVLKIDEERRNIVVSRRSLIEQERATKKAELLKTLSVGDIRKGIVKNIADFGAFVDLGGIDGLLHITDMSWGRINHPSEMVKIEDNLEVMVLHIDYEREKIALGLKQKSPSPWEKVPATYPVGTRVKGHVVNVMSYGAFVKLEDGIEGLVHISEMSWTKRISHPSELVQVDDEVEVVVLGINQEKQEISLGMKQTQDNPWDRVADRYPPGADVEGRVRNLTNYGAFIEIEEGIDGLLHVSDMSWTRKVSHPSEVVEKGELLKCKILSVDTERRRIALGMKQLDEDPWSSDIPNRFQPGDLVKGKVTKITNFGVFIGLEDGLEGLLHVSELSDQKIENPEEICNVGDEMEVKILRVDIDERKIGLSRKRVDWAEEEAGAEGETEAVGATSTASSASNENLKGGIGSGEGPLFKAPTADVGADTDADSDSGSED from the coding sequence ATGGTCAACCGCAACCTCCTCAACCAGTACGACGTTTCCGACGACGACCTCATCGCCGTGATGGGCGATCAGGAGCTCATCGACGAGACAGCGTGGCTTGAGGGCGAAGACGTCTCGATCAACCAGATCGTCGAAGGCAAGGTCATCCGCATCGACAACGAGTTCGTCGTCGTCGACGTCGGCTACAAGAGCGAAGGCCTGATCCCGCTGTCGGAGTGGGAGCCGGAGATCGAGGAAGACCCGTATGGCAACGACCCCGAGGCGACGGACTTCGAGCCGCCGGTCGTGCCCGAGCCGGAAGAGCCGCCGAAGCCCGGCGACATCATCCGCGTGCTGGTCGAGGACGTTGAGGACGTCGCCGGCCGCCACGACGAGCGTGGCATGCTGGTCCTCTCGAAGCGTAAGGCCGAGCGGATCGAGCAGTGGATGGGCGTCATGTCCGACGTCCACGAGGGCGACGTCGTCACCGGCACCGTGATCCGCAAGATCAAGGGCGGCCTCCTGGTGGACATCGGCGTCAACGTCTTCTTGCCGGCCAGCCAGGTCGATATCCGCCGTCCGCACGACATCGGCGAGTACATCGGCAAAGAGATCAAGTGCATGGTGCTCAAGATCGACGAGGAGCGCCGCAACATCGTCGTCAGCCGCCGCAGCCTGATCGAGCAAGAGCGCGCCACCAAGAAGGCCGAGCTGCTCAAGACCCTCTCCGTGGGCGATATCCGCAAGGGCATCGTCAAGAACATCGCCGACTTCGGCGCGTTCGTGGACCTGGGCGGCATCGACGGCCTGCTGCACATCACCGACATGAGCTGGGGCCGGATCAATCACCCCAGCGAGATGGTGAAGATCGAGGACAACCTCGAGGTGATGGTCCTCCACATCGACTACGAACGTGAGAAGATCGCCCTGGGCCTCAAGCAGAAGTCGCCCAGCCCGTGGGAGAAGGTACCGGCAACCTACCCGGTCGGCACCCGCGTGAAGGGCCATGTCGTCAACGTCATGAGCTACGGCGCCTTCGTCAAGCTCGAGGACGGCATCGAGGGCCTGGTGCACATCTCCGAGATGAGCTGGACCAAGCGCATCAGCCACCCCAGCGAGTTGGTGCAGGTCGATGACGAGGTCGAGGTCGTTGTCTTGGGCATCAACCAAGAGAAGCAAGAGATCTCGCTCGGCATGAAGCAAACCCAGGACAACCCCTGGGACCGTGTCGCCGACCGTTACCCGCCCGGCGCCGACGTCGAGGGCCGTGTCCGCAACCTCACCAACTATGGCGCGTTCATCGAGATCGAAGAGGGCATCGACGGCCTGCTCCACGTCTCGGACATGAGCTGGACCCGCAAGGTCAGCCACCCGAGCGAGGTCGTCGAGAAGGGCGAGCTGCTCAAGTGCAAGATCCTCTCGGTCGACACCGAACGCCGCCGGATCGCCCTGGGCATGAAGCAGCTCGACGAGGACCCGTGGTCCAGCGACATCCCCAACCGCTTCCAGCCCGGCGACCTTGTGAAGGGCAAGGTCACGAAGATCACCAACTTCGGTGTCTTCATCGGCCTGGAGGACGGCCTCGAGGGCCTGCTGCACGTCTCGGAGCTCTCCGATCAGAAGATCGAGAACCCCGAAGAGATCTGCAACGTCGGTGACGAGATGGAGGTCAAGATCCTCCGCGTCGATATCGACGAGCGCAAGATCGGCCTCAGCCGCAAGCGGGTCGACTGGGCCGAGGAAGAAGCCGGCGCCGAGGGCGAGACCGAAGCCGTTGGCGCGACCTCGACGGCTTCGTCGGCCTCCAACGAGAACCTCAAGGGCGGCATCGGCTCCGGCGAGGGCCCGCTCTTCAAGGCGCCCACCGCGGACGTGGGCGCTGACACGGACGCCGACTCGGATTCCGGTTCGGAAGACTGA
- a CDS encoding lysophospholipid acyltransferase family protein codes for MATESSPTPSLARPGKEAPPPTYRRGPAKAAWYWLSSTAIWVTAKLLYRLRYEGARKVPMEGPLVLLGNHTSHFDSPLVGGSLRRQLSYLARDTLFVGPLGWLIRSYDAVPVDRDGSGIAGIKATLKRLKQGGAMLLFPEGTRSDDGEMKAFKPGFVSLVRRAQATIQPIGFDGPFGIWPKGARRPRLFGKVAIHYGDPIPYAEVAGLSDNELVELAHRRVAECVARARELNRI; via the coding sequence ATGGCCACCGAATCGAGCCCTACTCCTAGCCTCGCCCGACCGGGCAAAGAGGCCCCGCCCCCCACCTACCGCCGCGGCCCCGCCAAAGCCGCCTGGTACTGGCTCTCCAGCACCGCGATCTGGGTCACCGCCAAGCTCCTCTACCGGCTGCGGTACGAGGGGGCCCGCAAGGTGCCAATGGAGGGGCCTTTGGTGCTGCTGGGCAACCACACCAGCCATTTTGACTCGCCACTCGTGGGCGGTTCGCTGCGACGACAGCTCAGCTATCTGGCCCGCGACACGCTGTTCGTCGGCCCGCTGGGCTGGCTGATCCGCTCGTACGACGCCGTCCCCGTGGACCGCGACGGCTCGGGCATCGCCGGCATCAAGGCGACGCTCAAGCGTCTCAAACAAGGGGGCGCGATGCTCCTCTTCCCGGAGGGGACCCGCTCGGACGATGGCGAAATGAAAGCCTTCAAGCCGGGCTTCGTCTCCCTCGTCCGCCGGGCGCAAGCGACGATCCAGCCGATCGGTTTCGATGGGCCGTTCGGAATCTGGCCGAAGGGCGCTAGACGTCCCCGCCTCTTCGGCAAAGTGGCGATCCACTACGGGGATCCGATCCCCTACGCCGAAGTCGCGGGGCTGAGTGACAACGAGCTCGTCGAACTGGCGCACCGTCGCGTCGCGGAATGCGTCGCGCGGGCGCGAGAGCTAAATCGTATTTAG
- the cmk gene encoding (d)CMP kinase: MIAPAMVVTIDGPAGAGKSSAARELARRLGFRFLDTGSMYRAVTLAAVERGIDLADSDALVEVAEQVEISLDEDRVLLDGRDVTRAIRTLEITSATKFAADCPRVRARLVDQQRRVAEGMDVVTEGRDQATVVFPDAECKIFLTASEEVRAERRYLDLVGRGEHVTREEVLDKQRVRDNGDCTRAVGKLYKADDAIEFTTDGLTREEVVDHLMKIVEKRRAGEV, translated from the coding sequence TTGATCGCCCCCGCTATGGTCGTGACGATCGACGGCCCGGCCGGCGCCGGCAAGAGCAGCGCCGCCCGTGAGCTGGCCCGCCGTCTCGGTTTCCGTTTTCTCGACACCGGGTCGATGTACCGGGCCGTGACCCTCGCCGCCGTGGAGCGAGGGATCGACCTGGCCGACTCCGACGCCCTGGTCGAGGTGGCCGAACAAGTCGAAATCTCCCTCGACGAGGACCGCGTCCTGCTCGACGGCCGCGACGTGACCCGGGCGATCCGCACCCTGGAGATCACCTCCGCCACCAAGTTCGCCGCCGACTGCCCCCGCGTCCGCGCCCGACTGGTGGACCAGCAGCGCCGCGTCGCCGAGGGCATGGACGTGGTTACCGAGGGCCGCGACCAAGCGACCGTCGTCTTCCCCGACGCCGAGTGCAAGATCTTCCTCACCGCCAGCGAAGAGGTCCGCGCTGAACGCCGCTACCTCGACCTAGTGGGCCGCGGCGAGCACGTGACCCGCGAAGAGGTCCTCGACAAGCAGCGGGTCCGCGACAACGGCGACTGCACCCGGGCCGTCGGCAAGCTCTACAAGGCGGACGACGCCATCGAGTTCACGACCGACGGCCTGACGCGCGAAGAGGTGGTCGATCACTTGATGAAGATCGTCGAGAAACGTCGCGCCGGTGAAGTCTGA
- the pilM gene encoding type IV pilus assembly protein PilM: MAKSGAAWGIDIGQSALKALRCRPHESDEGRLVVEAFDYVEYPKLLSQPDADPEEIVREAIGTFLERNELKGDRVAMSVPGQAGLARFIKLPPVEAKKIPDIVKYEARQQIPFQLEDVVWDYQALAGGNQEEGYALETEIGLFAMKRDQVARSLEPLLRAGVEIDFIQLTPLSLYNYACFDRLGEVVKESYDAENPPQSIAILSIGVDTTDLVVTNGFRVWQRSIQIGGSHFTKALTKELKLTFGKAEHLKKNAAKAEDPKAVFQAMRPVFSDLVAEIQRSIGFCTSNNKWARDLGEVVAVGNAMKLPGLQRYLAQNLDIPVKMAEEFENLAGGSVTAQPAFQQNHLSFPVAYGLCVQALGKAQMSTNLLPEDIVMQRIIRAKKPWAVAAAAALMAGLAFNYSSYVSAYQTADVDNDWKQALGQAASTKQFTGGLESTNTDLKSKFDNISQMGKNLASNVDGRLLWPELWAALNAAIPKDTRPEEERQETPEDVMSREEVHITSMDCTHMEDLSTWFTAVQPLWEEAQSGRDIADEAEAAAATGEADPNAPPEEGAAVEAPPVEAAPVDEYAFDATGGAAAGDGTATAGPSGPGWVIQLRGHHFHNERGGRIGQQFLRETLIENLMNGSIQLPDGPPGPDGSPTMIDVSFAELGISHPVIVTKRRIVDVQYDPEAVEGDDANARVARGPAMDRGGFAADGQPKPPELWTLRRLDFVVQFAWKPTLRHSRELARQGIVEGAAVDGGGAGTL; the protein is encoded by the coding sequence ATGGCGAAATCCGGAGCCGCCTGGGGCATCGACATCGGCCAAAGCGCGCTGAAGGCGCTGCGTTGCCGTCCGCACGAGTCGGACGAGGGCCGCTTGGTGGTCGAGGCGTTCGACTACGTCGAGTACCCGAAGCTGCTGAGCCAGCCCGACGCCGACCCCGAGGAGATCGTCCGCGAAGCGATCGGCACGTTCCTCGAGCGCAATGAGCTCAAGGGCGACCGCGTCGCGATGAGCGTTCCCGGCCAAGCGGGCCTGGCGCGGTTCATCAAGCTGCCGCCCGTCGAAGCGAAGAAGATCCCCGACATCGTCAAGTACGAGGCCCGGCAACAGATCCCCTTCCAGCTGGAAGACGTTGTCTGGGACTACCAGGCCCTCGCCGGCGGCAACCAGGAAGAGGGCTACGCCCTCGAGACCGAGATCGGCCTGTTCGCGATGAAGCGCGACCAGGTCGCGCGGTCGCTCGAGCCGCTGCTTCGCGCCGGGGTCGAGATCGACTTCATCCAGCTGACGCCGCTGTCGCTCTACAACTACGCCTGCTTCGACCGCCTCGGCGAGGTGGTGAAGGAGTCGTACGACGCGGAGAACCCGCCGCAGTCGATCGCCATCCTGTCGATCGGCGTCGACACCACAGACCTCGTGGTCACCAACGGCTTCCGCGTCTGGCAACGCAGCATTCAGATCGGCGGCAGCCATTTCACTAAGGCGTTGACCAAGGAGCTGAAGCTCACCTTCGGTAAGGCCGAGCATCTGAAGAAGAACGCCGCCAAGGCCGAGGACCCCAAGGCGGTGTTCCAGGCGATGCGGCCTGTGTTTAGCGACTTGGTCGCCGAGATCCAGCGGTCGATCGGCTTCTGCACGAGCAACAACAAGTGGGCCCGCGATCTGGGCGAGGTGGTCGCCGTCGGCAACGCGATGAAGTTGCCGGGCTTGCAGCGGTACCTAGCTCAGAACCTCGATATCCCGGTCAAGATGGCCGAGGAGTTTGAGAACCTCGCCGGCGGCAGCGTCACCGCGCAGCCGGCGTTCCAGCAGAACCACCTGAGCTTCCCGGTCGCCTACGGCCTGTGCGTGCAGGCGCTTGGCAAGGCGCAGATGTCGACCAATCTGCTGCCCGAAGACATCGTCATGCAGCGGATCATCCGAGCGAAGAAGCCGTGGGCGGTCGCGGCGGCGGCGGCACTGATGGCGGGTCTGGCGTTCAACTACAGCAGCTACGTCTCGGCGTATCAGACGGCCGACGTGGACAACGACTGGAAGCAGGCCCTCGGCCAAGCGGCTTCCACGAAGCAATTCACCGGGGGATTGGAATCGACCAACACCGATCTCAAGTCCAAGTTCGACAACATCTCGCAGATGGGTAAGAACCTGGCGAGCAACGTCGATGGCCGGCTCTTGTGGCCCGAGCTGTGGGCGGCGCTCAACGCAGCGATCCCCAAGGACACGCGCCCGGAGGAAGAGCGTCAGGAGACGCCCGAGGACGTGATGTCCCGCGAAGAGGTGCACATCACGTCGATGGATTGCACCCACATGGAAGACCTCTCGACGTGGTTCACCGCGGTCCAGCCGTTGTGGGAAGAGGCCCAGTCGGGGCGTGACATCGCCGACGAAGCCGAGGCTGCCGCCGCAACCGGAGAAGCCGACCCAAACGCGCCGCCGGAGGAAGGCGCCGCGGTCGAGGCGCCGCCCGTCGAAGCGGCGCCGGTTGATGAGTACGCCTTCGACGCGACAGGAGGCGCCGCAGCCGGCGACGGCACAGCGACGGCGGGGCCCTCGGGTCCGGGCTGGGTGATCCAGCTCCGGGGCCACCACTTCCATAACGAGCGTGGCGGGCGCATCGGACAGCAGTTCCTCCGCGAGACGCTGATCGAGAACTTAATGAACGGCAGCATCCAGCTGCCCGATGGACCTCCGGGCCCGGACGGCTCGCCGACCATGATTGACGTGTCGTTCGCCGAGCTGGGGATCAGCCACCCGGTCATCGTGACCAAGCGGCGGATTGTTGATGTGCAGTACGACCCCGAGGCGGTCGAAGGCGACGACGCCAACGCACGGGTGGCCCGTGGGCCGGCGATGGATCGGGGCGGTTTTGCCGCCGATGGCCAGCCCAAGCCGCCCGAGTTGTGGACGCTTCGCCGGCTGGACTTCGTCGTCCAGTTCGCTTGGAAGCCGACGCTGCGTCACTCGCGCGAACTCGCCCGCCAAGGTATTGTCGAAGGCGCCGCCGTCGATGGCGGCGGAGCCGGCACGCTCTGA